Proteins from a genomic interval of Nerophis lumbriciformis linkage group LG01, RoL_Nlum_v2.1, whole genome shotgun sequence:
- the zbtb39 gene encoding zinc finger and BTB domain-containing protein 39, translated as MRIQLQGPGHAAGLLAELNRCRQSRRYCDVFIQVGNRTFAAHRAVLACAGTYFHNLFARTLSTSTTAISLELISPANFEKLLTFMYTGEILMDLISVGVIYELAERLGVSELVRTCHATFPDLQGSMLSSTRANNSGDLPEATVVAASSSGAAINTASVSASPVGSSAASCSSLSSPSAQTLAAASSPHIQARGARVGQESTAGALDLKVEDIQSHVGYGQMSAEVPTRCPSAIGGSNMPPLESVLKGEQRLEEVEKVEGNRSEEVTTEEVTTDLVPSASSSFPDSLVQTSSSGVPIGNLQEGLEGRGVADARRDSELSYEPGNEEETQTMQSNSTNEEVEHWRQLAGDIIELSDDETFMEDDEDDLVCLENGERSKSSQQGPADTLSCKACEASFLADPAAIRRHAESHVTEMGQCRLCGVLFSDHAAAVSHSLTHVGVQLFTCDMCHLEFRSQNKLLRHQRQSGSSYTLPQRALTADSQGSEWRCGVCTKNLSNDFQTVRDHIRSHVCPQSLSCGVCHLPQHSLCSLLWHALTHLALPVFTCPHCARCFVERPLLEAHMAAHAEDAAALEQEGYRVVTVGGGGESVSGGEELNCFLCPQTFPTSTAFLCHLSQHTSEVPESGGGDAGGHGWLGKRKAEQPLECPQSSCSSSSPREVAGLVKMSNLSLNLPDKYFQGLTSAPLTNGSPAQDGGTGIRGKWYRCRYCGKRFAHSGEFTYHLRIHTGEKPYQCKVCLRFFRGRSTMICHLKTHAGALMYRCTVCGLYFSTLKMMSSHLELHKDQLPADFNIEQTFMYNDHSKEPLSSMDT; from the exons ATGAGGATCCAGCTTCAGGGTCCAGGCCATGCTGCCGGCCTCCTTGCTGAGCTGAACCGCTGCCGCCAATCCCGCCGTTACTGCGATGTCTTCATACAAGTGGGCAACCGCACTTTTGCGGCGCACCGTGCTGTGCTGGCCTGTGCCGGGACGTACTTCCACAACCTGTTCGCCCGCACTTTGTCCACGTCCACCACTGCCATCTCTTTGGAGCTTATTTCCCCGGCCAACTTTGAGAAGCTGCTGACTTTCATGTACACTGGAGAGATCTTGATGGATCTAATATCTGTTGGAGTTATTTATGAGCTGGCTGAAAGGTTGGGTGTTAGTGAGCTTGTGAGGACATGTCACGCTACTTTCCCAGACTTGCAGGGCTCCATGTTGTCAAGCACCAGAGCAAATAATTCTGGAGACCTCCCTGAAGCCACTGTAGTTGCTGCTAGCTCTTCAGGGGCTGCCATTAATACGGCCTCTGTTTCTGCATCCCCTGTGGGTTCCTCTGCTGCCTCCTGCTCGTCTTTGTCATCGCCATCTGCCCAAACTCTTGCCGCTGCCTCTTCACCTCACATTCAAGCTAGGGGAGCAAGGGTGGGCCAAGAATCCACTGCTGGGGCTTTGGATTTGAAGGTAGAAGACATCCAGTCTCATGTAGGCTACGGGCAAATGTCTGCAGAGGTTCCAACACGATGCCCTTCAGCCATCGGTGGCAGTAACATGCCACCCTTGGAGTCTGTACTGAAGGGGGAGCAGAGACTGGAGGAAGTGGAGAAAGTTGAAGGCAACAGAAGTGAGGAGGTGACGACTGAGGAGGTGACGACAGATTTGGTGCCGTCCGCTTCGTCCTCCTTCCCGGACTCTTTGGTGCAGACATCTTCCTCAGGGGTGCCCATTGGCAACCTGCAAGAAGGGCTGGAGGGGAGGGGCGTGGCTGACGCTCGGAGGGACAGTGAGTTGTCCTATGAACCAGGAAACGAGGAGGAAACGCAGACTATGCAAAGCAACAGCACAAATGAAGAGGTGGAACACTGGAGGCAATTGGCAG GCGATATCATCGAACTAAGTGATGATGAGACCTTTATGGAGGATGATGAAGATGACCTTGTGTGTTTGGAAAACGGCGAGAGAAGCAAGTCAAGCCAGcag GGCCCAGCAGACACACTGTCGTGTAAAGCCTGTGAAGCTTCCTTCCTCGCAGATCCGGCTGCCATCAGGCGCCATGCCGAGAGCCATGTGACCGAGATGGGCCAATGCAGGCTGTGTGGTGTCTTGTTTTCCGACCACGCTGCCGCGGTATCCCACTCCCTCACTCACGTTGGCGTGCAGCTTTTCACCTGCGACATGTGTCACCTAGAGTTCCGCAGCCAAAATAAACTGTTGCGGCACCAGCGCCAGAGCGGGTCCAGTTACACGTTACCACAACGGGCCCTGACCGCCGACAGCCAAGGCTCTGAGTGGCGGTGTGGTGTGTGCACAAAGAACCTCAGCAACGACTTCCAG ACGGTGAGGGACCACATACGGAGCCACGTGTGTCCCCAAAGCTTGAGCTGTGGCGTTTGCCACCTTCCTCAGCACTCCCTGTGCTCGCTGCTGTGGCACGCCCTCACCCACCTGGCGCTGCCCGTCTTCACCTGCCCGCACTGCGCCCGATGCTTCGTGGAACGCCCCCTGCTGGAAGCACATATGGCCGCGCACGCTGAGGATGCagctgccttggagcaggagGGCTACAGAGTAGTAACAGTAGGCGGCGGTGGAGAAAGTGTTTCAGGAGGGGAGGAGCTAAACTGCTTCCTGTGCCCTCAGACATTCCCTACCTCCACCGCCTTTCTGTGCCACCTCAGCCAGCACACTTCTGAGGTCCCAGAGAGCGGAGGAGGAGACGCCGGAGGTCACGGATGGTTAGGCAAGCGTAAAGCTGAGCAGCCTTTAGAGTGTCCACAATCTTCTTGCTCCTCCTCCTCTCCACGAGAGGTCGCAGGGCTTGTAAAAATGAGCAACCTGAGTCTCAACTTACCAGACAAGTATTTTCAAGGGCTGACCTCCGCGCCCCTGACCAATGGGAGCCCCGCACAGGACGGGGGCACCGGTATCCGTGGGAAATGGTACCGGTGTCGCTACTGCGGTAAACGCTTTGCACACTCGGGGGAGTTCACCTATCATCTGCGTATCCATACCGGGGAGAAACCCTACCAGTGCAAGGTGTGTCTGCGCTTCTTCAGAGGACGCTCCACCATGATCTGCCACCTCAAGACCCACGCCGGCGCACTCATGTACCGCTGTACCGTGTGTGGCCTCTACTTCTCCACGCTGAAGATGATGTCGTCTCACTTGGAGCTCCACAAGGACCAACTGCCGGCCGACTTTAACATCGAACAGACCTTCATGTACAACGACCACTCGAAAGAACCGCTGTCCTCCATGGACACTTGA